In Buchnera aphidicola (Ceratoglyphina bambusae), one DNA window encodes the following:
- a CDS encoding glutamine amidotransferase-related protein has translation MSNIFILDNLDSLTYNIAEELRVYGHNVHIHRNDSREEEIYNLIMNIKDPILLLSPGPGIPLKAGCMMKIIKKFSKKIPILGICLGHQAIIEYFNGTIKKSKSILHGRSSLIFHDNKFMYKNISNPLKVSRYHSWICDKIPKSFIINACYKNIVMSIRHNKHKICSFQFHPESILTIHGNILLKNTIKWLSE, from the coding sequence ATGTCAAATATTTTTATATTAGATAATTTAGACTCTTTAACATATAACATAGCTGAAGAACTTAGAGTATATGGTCATAACGTTCATATACATAGAAATGATAGCCGTGAAGAAGAAATATATAATTTAATAATGAATATTAAAGATCCAATATTATTACTTTCACCAGGACCCGGAATACCCTTAAAAGCTGGGTGTATGATGAAAATTATAAAAAAATTTTCAAAAAAAATTCCTATATTAGGTATATGTTTAGGTCATCAAGCTATAATAGAGTATTTTAATGGCACAATTAAAAAATCAAAAAGTATTTTACATGGAAGATCATCTTTAATATTTCATGACAATAAATTTATGTATAAAAATATATCTAATCCATTAAAAGTCTCTAGATATCATTCTTGGATATGTGACAAGATTCCTAAAAGTTTTATAATAAATGCATGTTACAAAAATATTGTAATGTCAATAAGACATAATAAACATAAAATATGTAGCTTTCAATTTCACCCAGAATCAATCTTAACTATTCATGGAAATATATTATTAAAAAACACTATTAAATGGCTTTCAGAATAG